In Amycolatopsis jiangsuensis, the following proteins share a genomic window:
- a CDS encoding DUF402 domain-containing protein — MTDVHPPKVETFDPAARVNVDNKGFHREVDEFREEPFGLYLARPAPGRAQFHYLESWLLPGLGLRITDFWFSPGHERDQDFYLDVVRVHRDGQRWTATDLYLDLVLKDKVSVRVIDSDELLAAVTAGLLPQTEGEYALETAYAAVEGLAVHGYDLDAWLSAKGVTATWRRHPVR; from the coding sequence ATGACCGACGTGCACCCGCCCAAGGTGGAGACCTTCGACCCGGCCGCCCGCGTGAACGTGGACAACAAGGGCTTCCACCGGGAGGTGGACGAGTTCCGCGAGGAACCGTTCGGGCTGTACCTGGCCCGCCCGGCGCCCGGGCGCGCGCAGTTCCACTACCTCGAGTCCTGGCTGCTGCCCGGCCTGGGGCTGCGGATCACCGACTTCTGGTTCTCCCCGGGCCACGAGCGCGACCAGGACTTCTACCTCGACGTGGTGCGGGTGCACCGCGACGGCCAGCGCTGGACGGCCACCGACCTGTACCTGGACCTCGTGCTCAAGGACAAGGTCTCGGTGCGGGTGATCGACAGCGATGAGCTGCTCGCCGCGGTCACGGCTGGGCTGCTCCCCCAGACCGAGGGCGAGTACGCGCTGGAGACCGCGTACGCCGCGGTGGAAGGCCTCGCCGTGCACGGTTACGACCTCGACGCCTGGTTGTCCGCGAAGGGCGTCACAGCGACCTGGCGTCGCCATCCCGTCCGGTGA
- a CDS encoding enoyl-CoA hydratase/isomerase family protein yields the protein MTIHLELREDIAWATLDHGLDIETCTRLVLALEEADAAGARALVLTGTGDTFSPGIDATRLAEGGARYVEEFLPALSDALLAVFGFPHPVVAAVNGHATGSGLVLAAACDHRVAADGAGRMGVPQLLAGAPFPLAALEILRCAYGTGPLPALAYSGAGLTVEDALARGLVDEVVPAGELPARAGEMAVRLAGVPAEAFAHTKAQLRQPYHERIAENRVADDAQVQRLWSAESTLAAVKSSVDVS from the coding sequence GTGACGATCCACCTGGAACTGCGCGAGGACATCGCGTGGGCGACCCTCGACCACGGCCTGGACATCGAAACCTGCACCCGGCTGGTTCTCGCACTCGAGGAGGCGGACGCGGCCGGTGCCCGCGCGCTGGTGCTCACCGGCACCGGGGACACGTTCTCCCCCGGCATTGACGCGACCCGGCTCGCCGAGGGCGGGGCCCGCTACGTCGAGGAGTTCCTGCCCGCGCTGTCGGATGCGCTGCTGGCCGTCTTCGGTTTCCCGCATCCGGTGGTGGCCGCCGTCAACGGCCACGCGACGGGCAGCGGACTCGTGCTGGCCGCCGCGTGTGACCACCGCGTCGCCGCCGACGGCGCCGGCCGGATGGGTGTGCCACAGCTGCTCGCGGGCGCGCCGTTCCCGTTGGCAGCGCTGGAAATTCTGCGCTGCGCCTACGGGACCGGCCCGCTGCCCGCGCTCGCCTACAGCGGCGCGGGCCTGACCGTCGAGGACGCACTGGCCCGCGGGCTGGTGGACGAGGTCGTGCCCGCCGGGGAGCTGCCGGCGCGGGCCGGGGAAATGGCGGTGCGGCTGGCCGGGGTGCCAGCCGAGGCGTTCGCGCACACGAAAGCCCAGCTGCGCCAGCCCTACCACGAACGTATCGCGGAAAACCGGGTCGCCGACGATGCTCAGGTGCAACGGCTGTGGAGTGCCGAATCCACCCTTGCCGCGGTCAAGTCCTCTGTAGACGTGTCCTGA
- a CDS encoding type II toxin-antitoxin system VapC family toxin → MIIDTSAIIAIINREPESMALERALAADPAPKIGAPTRTEAGIVMLAKFGMRGRSLYERFLQEWSVLTIPFEPKHADIAVEAFQRFGKGRHAARLNLGDCHSYATAKIAGEPLLYIGDDFPQTDLPLVELSPN, encoded by the coding sequence GTGATCATCGATACGTCGGCCATCATCGCGATCATCAATCGTGAACCGGAAAGCATGGCCTTGGAACGAGCCCTGGCGGCCGACCCAGCGCCCAAGATCGGCGCACCCACCCGGACCGAGGCCGGGATCGTCATGCTGGCCAAATTCGGCATGCGCGGCCGGAGTCTGTACGAGAGATTCCTGCAGGAGTGGAGTGTGCTCACCATCCCGTTCGAGCCGAAGCATGCCGACATTGCCGTCGAAGCGTTCCAGCGGTTCGGGAAGGGCCGCCATGCGGCGAGGCTCAATCTGGGCGACTGCCACTCGTATGCCACGGCCAAGATCGCCGGTGAACCGCTGCTCTACATCGGCGACGACTTCCCGCAGACCGACCTTCCTCTGGTCGAGCTGAGCCCGAACTGA
- a CDS encoding ABC transporter permease, translating to MTTENGAGGVHTDPAALRELSALATAERAEVGPDGAVAGYRAARTLRLAVELRRQLRRRRTQLVLAFVAVLPFILVLAFEIGQASPNRRSGGFVDLATASAPNFVVLALFVSGTFLLPMIVALFFGDTIASESSWSSLKYLLAIPVPRHRLLRQKAVVSGLLSVAALVLLPLMSLLVGTIWYGAGDAISPTGDAIAFGDSLLALLLSIVYIVVQLAWVAGLALLLSVSTEAPLGAVGGTVLVAILSQILDQITALGGLRNYLPTHYSFAWIDLISTDIDWTNLASGALSAVLYATVFLLLAGRRFARKDVTS from the coding sequence ATGACCACCGAGAACGGTGCCGGCGGGGTGCACACCGACCCCGCGGCTCTGCGGGAGCTGAGCGCACTGGCCACCGCGGAGCGGGCCGAGGTCGGCCCGGACGGTGCGGTGGCCGGCTACCGGGCGGCACGCACGTTGCGGCTGGCCGTGGAGTTGCGGCGGCAGCTGCGCCGGCGGCGGACCCAGCTGGTGCTGGCGTTCGTCGCGGTGCTGCCGTTCATCCTGGTGCTGGCGTTCGAGATCGGGCAGGCCAGCCCGAACCGCCGTTCGGGCGGGTTCGTGGACCTGGCGACGGCGAGCGCGCCGAACTTCGTGGTGCTCGCGCTGTTCGTGTCGGGCACCTTCCTGCTGCCGATGATCGTGGCGCTGTTCTTCGGCGACACGATCGCCAGCGAATCGTCGTGGTCGAGCCTGAAGTACCTGCTGGCGATCCCGGTGCCGCGGCACCGGCTGCTGCGGCAGAAGGCGGTGGTGTCCGGGCTGTTGTCGGTCGCCGCGCTCGTGCTGCTGCCGCTGATGTCGTTGCTGGTCGGCACGATCTGGTACGGCGCGGGGGACGCGATCAGCCCGACCGGCGACGCGATCGCCTTCGGCGACAGCCTGCTCGCGCTGCTGCTGTCCATTGTGTACATCGTGGTGCAGCTGGCCTGGGTGGCCGGGCTGGCGCTGCTGCTGAGCGTGTCCACCGAGGCCCCGCTCGGCGCGGTGGGCGGCACCGTGCTGGTGGCGATCCTGTCGCAGATCCTCGACCAGATCACCGCGCTGGGCGGGCTCCGCAACTATCTGCCCACGCACTACTCGTTCGCCTGGATCGACCTGATCTCCACCGACATCGACTGGACCAATCTGGCCAGTGGCGCGCTGTCGGCGGTCCTCTACGCGACGGTGTTCCTGCTGCTGGCCGGACGGCGGTTCGCGCGCAAGGACGTCACGAGCTGA
- a CDS encoding type II toxin-antitoxin system VapB family antitoxin — protein sequence MAMNIKDPEAERLAAEIASLTGDTKTGAVRTALREFRDRLAVHPETTEQRLKRLHRFLEEEVWSQLPPEQLGVPITKEEQEEILGFGPEGV from the coding sequence ATGGCCATGAACATCAAGGACCCCGAGGCCGAGCGGCTGGCTGCCGAGATCGCCTCGTTGACCGGCGATACGAAGACGGGCGCCGTCCGGACCGCGCTGCGTGAATTCCGGGACCGGCTGGCAGTGCATCCGGAAACCACCGAGCAACGCTTGAAGCGATTGCACCGTTTCCTGGAGGAGGAGGTCTGGTCTCAGTTGCCGCCCGAACAGCTGGGAGTGCCGATCACCAAGGAAGAGCAGGAAGAGATTCTCGGTTTCGGGCCGGAGGGCGTGTGA
- a CDS encoding S28 family serine protease, whose translation MRRLLGFSSVVLAVAGLVAVAPEAGASDGEDIADALAAVPRLTVVSEDAAPEGFRFFELKFTQPVDHRHPGGRTFEQRFTLLHRDVSAPTVAFTSGYNVSLSPNRSEPTRIVDGNQLSMEYRYFTPSRPEPANWSRDLTIWQAATDEHDAVQAFKKIYRGRWLATGGSKGGMTATYYRRFFPGDVNGTIPYVAPNDVVDPVDSYNRFLANVGSPECRASLRAIQRDALQRRDELGALAKADAAEKGYTFTTVGSLDESLEIAVIDAYFAFWQYQPESACASVPEPGAPAADVWAWFEQVESLNTYSDQQLDGFVPYYYQAAVQLGSPEAYDSYLRDLLRYPGADQPGTFVPASVRLPRFDHLAMPDIDFWVRTQGRELLFVYGSNDPWGAEPFRLGFGSKDSYRYFVAGGNHGSTIAQLPAEQAAEATATIRRWAGLPASPASARTYAATTPAGFPGFDANELMADRPRL comes from the coding sequence GTGCGCAGGCTGCTGGGTTTCTCGTCCGTAGTGCTCGCCGTCGCCGGCCTCGTGGCGGTGGCCCCCGAGGCGGGCGCGTCCGATGGGGAGGACATCGCCGACGCGCTGGCCGCCGTCCCCCGGCTCACCGTCGTGTCGGAGGATGCGGCGCCCGAGGGGTTCCGCTTCTTCGAGCTGAAGTTCACCCAGCCGGTCGACCACCGGCATCCGGGCGGGCGAACCTTCGAACAGCGGTTCACCTTGCTGCACCGGGACGTCAGCGCGCCCACCGTGGCGTTCACGAGCGGCTACAACGTGTCGCTCTCGCCGAACCGCTCCGAGCCGACGCGGATCGTCGACGGCAACCAGCTGTCCATGGAGTACCGGTACTTCACGCCGTCGCGGCCGGAGCCGGCGAACTGGTCGCGGGATCTCACGATCTGGCAGGCCGCGACCGACGAGCACGACGCGGTGCAGGCGTTCAAGAAGATCTACCGGGGCCGCTGGCTCGCGACCGGCGGCAGCAAGGGCGGCATGACCGCGACCTACTACCGCAGGTTCTTCCCCGGCGACGTGAACGGCACGATCCCCTACGTCGCCCCCAATGACGTCGTCGACCCGGTCGACAGCTACAACCGCTTCCTCGCGAACGTGGGCAGCCCCGAGTGCCGCGCCTCGCTGAGGGCGATCCAGCGGGACGCGCTGCAGCGGCGGGACGAACTCGGCGCACTCGCGAAGGCCGACGCCGCGGAGAAGGGCTACACCTTCACCACCGTGGGCTCGCTCGACGAGTCGCTGGAGATCGCGGTGATCGACGCGTACTTCGCGTTCTGGCAGTACCAGCCGGAGTCGGCGTGCGCTTCGGTGCCGGAACCGGGCGCGCCGGCCGCGGACGTGTGGGCGTGGTTCGAGCAGGTGGAAAGCCTGAACACCTACTCGGACCAGCAACTGGACGGGTTCGTGCCGTACTACTACCAGGCGGCGGTGCAACTCGGCTCGCCCGAGGCGTACGACAGCTACCTGCGCGACCTGCTGCGCTACCCCGGCGCCGACCAGCCAGGGACCTTCGTGCCCGCATCGGTGCGGCTGCCCCGGTTCGACCACCTCGCGATGCCGGACATCGACTTCTGGGTGCGGACACAGGGCCGGGAGCTGTTGTTCGTCTACGGCTCGAACGACCCGTGGGGCGCCGAACCGTTCCGCCTCGGCTTCGGCAGCAAAGACTCGTACCGCTACTTCGTGGCGGGCGGCAACCACGGCTCGACCATCGCGCAGCTGCCTGCCGAGCAGGCCGCCGAGGCCACCGCGACGATCCGTCGCTGGGCGGGCCTGCCGGCTTCGCCCGCCTCGGCCCGCACGTACGCAGCCACTACCCCGGCAGGCTTCCCCGGCTTCGACGCGAACGAGCTGATGGCGGACCGCCCGCGGCTGTGA
- a CDS encoding alpha/beta fold hydrolase, with protein MPRIPLPRTRGTRLTALAAVVVVVAAAVVVWTTSDSGPAPVRTQDAFAELPAAPGSTERVRIDTTTYYPEQTPAPAVLLAHGFGGDKTSVDPQARELAERGFLVLTWSARGFGRSTGKIGLNDPDGEVADASRLIDRLLAGHDVATGADGAPELAVTGASYGGALSLLLAGTDQRVRAIAPVITYNDLAQGLVPNAAAQADRTARTPAAGAFAADGVFKKSWAGIFFSAGSGATASGSSSAEAPEAGQETSDNGDTAGNSGTSPQAAAPPGGQPGRAQPPAADPCGRFTAEVCQAYTELSTTGKAGAQTTALLRRVSPASVTGRITVPTLLVQGESDTLFGLDQSDATARQITAAGGPVRTIWYTGGHDGGVPGPQLRGKIGDFLWSALTGDGDPGKGFSYDVQGTLRANGTPSVRTISADAYPGLAGGSTERRQVTLAGPTQNAVRPAGANPAAVSGIPGLNGLAAGSSRLAPLFGSDPPGQSAQFAAAPFDSQVLVAGSSTVRLRIAADPAHPLPEAVLFAKLYDVGTDGTRVLPANAVAPLRVSGLPADGTPVDVTVTLPGVVRPVEAGHSLRLVVGTTDQSYSVPAQPGVFRIGLAPGSALQVPVVPGTSAGAPAPVGQLIGIGATLVVAVAVLLVAAVRRRRSHDVDPELAGTPLVITGLRKQYAGGFVAVKDLSFRVEPGQVLGLLGPNGAGKTTTLRMLMGLITPTAGEIRVFGHRITPGAPVLSRIGSFVEGSGFLPHLSGKANLELYWAATGRPADKAHFTEALEIAGLGDAVHRRVKTYSQGMRQRLAIAQAMLGLPELMVLDEPTNGLDPPQIHQMREVLQRYAATGRTVVVSSHLLAEVEQTCSHVVVMHRGTLVASGEVGELAAASGEATFRVGDPAAAAAALKAMDGVSDVEVEGDLVHAGLDGLPRAEAVAALVRAGVAVEQAGPRRRLEDAFLQLVGEDS; from the coding sequence GTGCCCCGAATCCCGCTCCCGCGCACGCGCGGAACCCGGCTGACCGCGCTCGCCGCGGTCGTGGTGGTCGTCGCGGCCGCCGTGGTGGTCTGGACCACCAGCGACTCCGGCCCGGCCCCGGTCCGGACCCAGGACGCGTTCGCCGAGCTGCCCGCCGCACCCGGCTCCACCGAGCGGGTCCGCATCGACACCACGACCTACTACCCCGAACAGACCCCCGCGCCCGCCGTGCTGCTGGCCCACGGCTTCGGCGGGGACAAGACCAGCGTGGACCCGCAGGCCCGGGAGCTCGCCGAGCGCGGGTTCCTCGTGCTCACCTGGTCCGCCCGCGGATTCGGCCGCAGTACCGGCAAGATCGGGCTCAACGACCCGGACGGCGAGGTGGCCGACGCCAGCCGGCTGATCGACCGGCTGCTGGCCGGCCACGACGTGGCCACCGGAGCCGACGGCGCGCCGGAGCTCGCGGTCACCGGCGCGTCCTACGGCGGCGCGCTTTCGCTGCTGCTGGCCGGCACCGACCAGCGGGTGCGCGCGATCGCCCCGGTGATCACCTACAACGACCTGGCGCAGGGGTTGGTGCCCAACGCCGCGGCTCAGGCGGACCGGACGGCGCGGACCCCTGCGGCCGGCGCGTTCGCCGCGGACGGGGTCTTCAAGAAGAGCTGGGCCGGCATCTTCTTCTCCGCCGGCTCCGGTGCCACGGCGAGTGGTTCGTCCTCGGCCGAAGCTCCCGAAGCCGGTCAGGAGACCAGCGACAACGGCGACACCGCGGGCAACAGCGGAACCTCCCCGCAGGCCGCCGCCCCGCCCGGCGGGCAGCCCGGCCGGGCACAGCCGCCGGCCGCCGACCCGTGCGGGCGGTTCACCGCCGAGGTCTGCCAGGCCTACACCGAGCTGTCGACCACCGGGAAGGCCGGTGCGCAGACCACCGCGCTGCTGCGCCGGGTCTCCCCTGCCTCGGTCACCGGCCGGATCACCGTGCCGACGCTGCTCGTACAGGGGGAAAGCGACACGCTGTTCGGTCTCGACCAGTCCGATGCCACCGCGCGGCAGATCACCGCGGCGGGCGGTCCGGTGCGGACGATCTGGTACACCGGCGGTCACGACGGCGGCGTCCCCGGCCCGCAGCTGCGCGGGAAGATCGGCGACTTCCTGTGGTCCGCGCTGACCGGCGACGGCGATCCCGGCAAGGGCTTCAGCTACGACGTCCAAGGCACCTTGCGCGCCAACGGAACCCCGTCCGTGCGCACGATCTCGGCGGACGCCTACCCCGGCCTCGCCGGCGGGAGCACGGAGCGCCGGCAGGTGACGCTCGCCGGTCCGACGCAGAACGCCGTACGGCCCGCGGGGGCGAATCCCGCGGCGGTCAGCGGCATTCCCGGGCTCAACGGGCTCGCGGCCGGTTCGTCCCGGCTGGCACCGTTGTTCGGCTCCGATCCGCCGGGCCAGTCCGCGCAGTTCGCCGCGGCGCCGTTCGACAGCCAGGTCCTCGTGGCCGGCTCGAGCACCGTGCGGCTGCGGATCGCGGCCGATCCGGCGCATCCGCTGCCGGAGGCGGTGCTGTTCGCCAAGCTCTACGACGTGGGCACGGACGGCACCCGGGTGCTGCCGGCCAACGCGGTGGCGCCGCTGCGGGTTTCCGGGCTGCCCGCGGACGGCACCCCGGTGGACGTCACGGTGACCCTGCCGGGTGTCGTGCGGCCGGTGGAGGCCGGGCATTCGCTGCGGCTGGTCGTCGGCACCACCGATCAGTCCTATTCGGTGCCCGCGCAGCCGGGCGTGTTCCGCATCGGTCTCGCTCCCGGCAGCGCACTGCAGGTCCCGGTCGTGCCCGGCACCTCGGCCGGTGCACCGGCGCCGGTCGGGCAGCTGATCGGCATCGGGGCGACGCTCGTGGTTGCCGTCGCGGTGCTGCTCGTGGCCGCGGTGCGGCGCCGCCGGTCGCACGACGTCGACCCGGAGCTGGCCGGTACCCCACTGGTGATCACCGGGCTGCGCAAGCAGTACGCGGGCGGGTTCGTGGCGGTCAAGGACCTGTCGTTCCGGGTGGAACCGGGGCAGGTGCTGGGGCTGCTCGGCCCCAACGGCGCGGGCAAGACGACCACGCTGCGCATGCTGATGGGCCTGATCACGCCCACCGCGGGCGAGATCCGGGTCTTCGGCCACCGGATCACACCGGGCGCGCCGGTGCTGTCGCGGATCGGGTCCTTCGTGGAGGGTTCCGGATTCCTGCCGCATCTGTCCGGCAAGGCGAACCTGGAGCTGTACTGGGCGGCCACCGGACGGCCCGCGGACAAGGCGCACTTCACCGAAGCACTGGAGATCGCCGGGCTCGGCGACGCGGTGCACCGGCGGGTGAAGACCTACAGCCAGGGGATGCGGCAGCGGCTCGCGATCGCCCAGGCGATGCTCGGCCTGCCGGAGCTGATGGTGCTCGACGAGCCGACCAACGGGCTCGACCCGCCGCAGATCCACCAGATGCGCGAGGTGCTGCAGCGGTACGCGGCGACCGGGCGCACCGTCGTCGTGTCGAGCCATCTGCTGGCCGAGGTCGAGCAGACCTGTTCGCACGTCGTGGTGATGCACCGCGGCACGCTGGTGGCTTCGGGCGAGGTCGGCGAGCTGGCCGCGGCCAGCGGGGAGGCCACCTTCCGGGTGGGCGATCCGGCGGCCGCGGCGGCGGCGCTGAAGGCGATGGACGGGGTCTCGGACGTCGAGGTCGAGGGCGACCTGGTGCACGCCGGTCTCGACGGCCTCCCGAGGGCCGAGGCAGTGGCGGCGCTCGTGCGGGCCGGGGTCGCGGTGGAGCAGGCCGGGCCGCGGCGCCGGCTGGAAGACGCGTTCCTGCAGCTGGTGGGAGAGGACTCATGA
- a CDS encoding class I SAM-dependent methyltransferase: protein MDSNVNGRLGEQVTLDLVDRLYREHAEALRAAREAQRAHRRAHPAMKTQLDDVEAEITYLLLRHFRPEKVVEIGSLHGWSTSWILRALADNGTGRLITADLIDHATGTVPESLSAGRWEFRKGDAKTLTGDWRAEVGYLFVDADHRARFAKWYLAEVFPTLAPGTPVSVHDVFHRATPLPFTEGAEVLRWLERTGTRYFTASRARAPRTHARLGELRRELGLTESVHTGRDNPMLYFRVAARSA, encoded by the coding sequence ATGGACAGCAACGTGAACGGGCGCCTCGGCGAGCAGGTGACCCTGGACCTCGTGGACCGGCTCTACCGCGAGCACGCCGAGGCACTGCGGGCCGCGCGCGAGGCACAGCGGGCACACCGGCGTGCGCATCCGGCGATGAAAACGCAGCTCGACGATGTCGAAGCGGAGATCACCTACCTGCTGCTGCGGCATTTCCGCCCGGAGAAGGTGGTGGAGATCGGTTCGCTGCACGGCTGGTCGACCAGCTGGATCCTGCGCGCGCTCGCGGACAACGGCACCGGCCGCCTGATCACCGCCGACCTGATCGACCACGCCACCGGGACGGTGCCGGAGTCACTGTCCGCCGGACGCTGGGAATTCCGCAAGGGGGACGCGAAAACGCTGACCGGCGACTGGCGTGCCGAGGTCGGCTACCTTTTCGTCGACGCCGACCACCGGGCGCGCTTCGCGAAGTGGTACCTCGCCGAGGTCTTCCCGACGCTCGCCCCGGGCACCCCGGTGAGCGTGCACGACGTGTTCCACCGGGCCACTCCGCTGCCCTTCACCGAAGGGGCGGAAGTGCTGCGCTGGCTCGAACGCACCGGGACCCGGTACTTCACCGCTTCCCGTGCCCGTGCCCCGCGCACCCACGCCCGGCTCGGCGAGCTGCGCCGTGAGCTGGGCCTGACCGAGTCCGTCCACACCGGACGCGACAACCCGATGCTGTACTTCCGCGTCGCGGCCCGATCGGCGTGA
- the uvrB gene encoding excinuclease ABC subunit UvrB has translation MAFATEHPVLAQSDFRPVSEVPRTGGRFEVVSEYQPAGDQPAAIDDLERRVKAGEKDVVLLGATGTGKSATTAWLIERVQRPTLVMAPNKTLAAQLANELRELFPHNAVEYFVSYYDYYQPEAYIAQTDTYIEKDSSINDDVERLRHSATMNLLSRRDVIVVASVSCIYGLGTPQSYLDRSTKLEVGGTVDRDVLLRALVDVQYTRNDIAFARGTFRVRGDTVEIIPAYEELAIRVELFGDEVDKLYYLHPLTGDIVREVDEVRIFPATHYVAGPERMEKAIHGIEAELEQRLADLEKQNKLLEAQRLRMRTAYDIEMMRQVGFCSGIENYSRHIDGRSAGSAPATLIDYFPEDFLLVIDESHQTVPQIGGMYEGDMSRKRNLVDYGFRLPSAVDNRPLTWEEFSDRIGQTVYLSATPGPYEMGQTGGEFVEQVIRPTGLVDPKVVVKPTEGQIDDLVHEIRERAEKDERVLVTTLTKKMAEDLTDYLLELGIRVRYLHSEVDTLRRVELLRQLRAGDFDVLVGINLLREGLDLPEVSLVAILDADKEGFLRSGTSLIQTIGRAARNVSGEVHMYADKITDSMRYAIDETDRRRVKQIEYNTERGLDPQPLRKKIADILDRVYSEAEDSEESVAVGGSGRNSSRGKKPEQGDRVRSSGVLNEKNVSSMPRAELADLIQQMTDQMMQAARDLQFELAARLRDEVSDLKKELRGMDAAGIK, from the coding sequence GTGGCTTTCGCAACCGAACACCCCGTCCTCGCGCAGTCCGACTTCCGCCCGGTCTCCGAAGTGCCCCGCACCGGTGGCCGGTTCGAGGTGGTCAGCGAGTACCAGCCGGCCGGTGACCAGCCCGCCGCCATCGACGACCTCGAACGCCGGGTCAAGGCGGGCGAGAAGGACGTCGTGCTGCTGGGCGCCACGGGCACCGGCAAATCGGCCACCACCGCGTGGCTGATCGAGCGGGTGCAGCGGCCCACGCTGGTGATGGCGCCGAACAAGACGCTGGCCGCCCAGCTGGCCAACGAGCTGCGCGAGCTGTTCCCGCACAACGCGGTCGAGTACTTCGTCAGCTACTACGACTACTACCAGCCCGAGGCCTACATCGCGCAGACCGACACCTACATCGAGAAGGACTCGTCGATCAACGACGACGTCGAGCGGCTGCGCCACTCGGCCACGATGAACCTGCTGTCCCGGCGCGACGTGATCGTGGTCGCCTCGGTGTCCTGCATCTACGGCCTCGGCACCCCGCAGTCCTACCTCGACCGGTCCACCAAGCTCGAGGTCGGCGGCACGGTCGACCGCGATGTGCTGCTGCGCGCACTGGTCGACGTGCAGTACACGCGCAACGACATCGCGTTCGCGCGCGGCACCTTCCGGGTGCGCGGCGACACGGTGGAGATCATCCCGGCCTACGAGGAGCTGGCCATCCGGGTCGAGCTCTTCGGCGACGAGGTCGACAAGCTGTACTACCTGCACCCGCTCACCGGGGACATCGTGCGCGAGGTCGACGAGGTGCGGATCTTCCCGGCCACGCACTACGTCGCGGGCCCGGAGCGAATGGAGAAGGCCATCCACGGCATCGAGGCCGAGCTCGAGCAGCGGCTGGCCGACCTGGAGAAGCAGAACAAGCTGCTGGAGGCGCAGCGGCTGCGCATGCGCACCGCCTACGACATCGAGATGATGCGGCAGGTCGGGTTCTGCTCCGGCATCGAGAACTACTCGCGCCACATCGACGGCCGGTCCGCGGGCTCGGCACCGGCCACCCTGATCGACTACTTCCCGGAGGACTTCCTCCTGGTCATCGATGAATCGCACCAGACCGTGCCGCAGATCGGCGGCATGTACGAGGGCGACATGAGCCGCAAGCGCAACCTCGTCGACTACGGCTTCCGGCTGCCGAGCGCGGTGGACAACCGGCCGCTGACCTGGGAGGAGTTCTCCGACCGGATCGGGCAGACGGTGTACCTGTCGGCCACCCCCGGCCCGTACGAGATGGGGCAGACCGGCGGTGAGTTCGTCGAGCAGGTGATCCGGCCGACCGGCCTGGTCGATCCGAAGGTGGTCGTGAAGCCCACCGAGGGCCAGATCGACGATCTGGTGCACGAGATCCGCGAGCGGGCCGAGAAGGACGAGCGGGTGCTGGTCACCACGCTCACCAAGAAGATGGCCGAGGACCTCACCGACTACCTGCTCGAGCTGGGCATCCGGGTGCGCTACCTGCACTCGGAGGTGGACACCCTGCGCCGGGTCGAGCTGCTGCGCCAGCTGCGGGCCGGCGACTTCGACGTGCTGGTCGGCATCAACCTGCTGCGCGAGGGTCTCGACCTGCCCGAGGTGTCGCTGGTCGCGATCCTCGACGCGGACAAGGAGGGCTTCCTGCGCAGCGGCACGTCGCTGATCCAGACGATCGGCCGCGCGGCGCGAAACGTGTCCGGCGAGGTGCACATGTACGCGGACAAGATCACCGACTCGATGCGGTACGCGATCGACGAGACCGACCGCCGCCGGGTCAAGCAGATCGAGTACAACACCGAGCGGGGCCTCGATCCGCAGCCGCTGCGCAAGAAGATCGCGGACATCCTGGACCGCGTCTACAGCGAGGCGGAGGACTCCGAGGAATCGGTCGCGGTCGGTGGCTCGGGCCGTAACTCCTCCCGCGGCAAGAAGCCCGAACAGGGCGACCGCGTGCGCAGCTCGGGTGTGCTGAACGAGAAGAACGTCTCGTCCATGCCGCGGGCCGAGCTGGCCGACCTGATCCAGCAGATGACCGACCAGATGATGCAGGCGGCCCGTGACCTGCAGTTCGAGCTGGCCGCCCGGTTGCGCGACGAGGTGTCCGACCTGAAGAAGGAACTCCGGGGGATGGACGCCGCTGGCATTAAGTAG